In a genomic window of Candidatus Chazhemtobacterium aquaticus:
- a CDS encoding protein jag, whose translation MDSQQQTKITDIINNVFSLLGIPVDQFELDFNKDSLVVQINLPAEESGVFIGHQGETLSSLQLILSLIVSQRLNQWYRIKVNVGDYQQRREQQLIVKADQAAQRAVENGQEIIIPGLNSYERHLIHDHLSHNSQVATESRGEEPNRQLFVSPKNS comes from the coding sequence ATGGACTCACAACAACAAACAAAGATTACCGATATCATCAACAACGTCTTCTCGTTGCTGGGCATTCCAGTAGATCAATTTGAACTTGACTTTAATAAAGACTCTCTTGTTGTTCAAATCAATTTACCAGCCGAGGAGTCAGGTGTTTTTATTGGTCATCAAGGTGAAACTCTATCTTCTCTTCAATTAATACTTTCCTTAATCGTTAGTCAGCGACTAAATCAATGGTATCGAATTAAAGTCAATGTCGGCGATTATCAACAACGCCGAGAGCAACAGCTTATTGTCAAAGCCGATCAAGCAGCTCAAAGAGCAGTTGAAAACGGACAGGAAATTATCATCCCTGGTCTCAACTCTTATGAGCGCCATCTTATTCACGACCATCTCAGTCATAACTCTCAGGTTGCCACCGAATCTCGAGGAGAAGAACCCAACCGACAACTCTTTGTCTCACCCAAAAACAGCTAA
- a CDS encoding O-antigen ligase family protein translates to MLRTVLTLITFLLPTQLGLHLWPSWSFLHGLSIDYLSITVYFTDLLLLTLLFIHPPRFLFNKSVKIVVSTILLSSFLGLQPLNSLVLLFRILLLLNFSLAVSTQNKSTLSSLLTSISVSTILVSLLAIFQFISQSSLDGPFYWLGERHYSLTTPDIAKTILPFTGQQILRSYSMFSHPNSLAGYLVVVSLLIIILKRKLNLKNVLIQITLLLSFLALLTTFSRSAIFALIASVISLFFSVSYSPFLIILIPLLLTLIFTVPLSLGSQVSVTTRQLLNFYALKATWSHLFFGLGLNNFTIYLSQITPPLNHYLLQPVHNIYLLLLSELGFVPIITLLSIRPQRKINTLFLPVILAILITGSLDHYWLTLPQNRLLISFFVGLLFNSNLSRHSS, encoded by the coding sequence ATGCTTCGGACGGTCTTGACTCTCATCACTTTTCTGCTCCCTACTCAGCTAGGGCTTCATCTCTGGCCGTCATGGTCTTTCCTCCATGGTTTATCCATAGACTATCTCTCTATCACTGTTTATTTCACTGATCTACTCCTACTCACTCTTCTATTCATTCACCCACCACGCTTTCTGTTTAACAAATCGGTAAAAATTGTGGTTTCCACGATTCTCCTCTCCTCGTTCCTCGGACTGCAACCTCTCAACTCACTTGTCCTTCTTTTTCGCATCCTACTTCTTTTAAATTTTTCTCTTGCAGTATCGACCCAAAACAAGTCAACTCTATCCTCACTCCTTACCTCTATCTCGGTCTCAACAATCCTAGTCTCCTTACTTGCCATTTTCCAGTTTATATCCCAATCGTCACTTGATGGCCCCTTTTATTGGTTGGGTGAGAGACACTACTCTCTCACCACACCAGATATCGCCAAAACCATTCTACCCTTTACCGGCCAACAAATTTTAAGATCATACTCAATGTTTTCTCACCCAAACTCACTTGCTGGATATCTAGTTGTTGTATCCCTTTTGATTATTATCCTTAAAAGAAAACTTAATCTCAAAAACGTCTTAATCCAAATAACACTATTACTCAGTTTTCTCGCACTTCTTACCACATTTTCAAGATCAGCTATATTTGCGCTTATCGCATCCGTAATATCACTATTTTTTTCTGTTTCATACTCACCCTTCCTAATCATTCTGATTCCCCTACTTCTCACTCTTATCTTCACAGTTCCACTATCACTTGGATCTCAAGTCAGCGTTACCACACGTCAACTTCTCAACTTCTATGCACTCAAAGCGACTTGGTCACATCTCTTTTTTGGCTTAGGTCTTAACAACTTCACCATATATTTAAGCCAAATTACTCCTCCTCTAAATCACTATCTACTTCAGCCGGTTCATAATATATACCTTCTTCTTTTATCTGAACTAGGTTTTGTCCCAATAATTACCCTTCTCTCCATCAGACCACAACGAAAAATAAACACACTTTTTCTTCCCGTCATTCTTGCCATTCTCATTACTGGATCTCTAGACCACTACTGGCTTACTCTACCCCAAAACCGCTTGCTTATTAGTTTCTTTGTTGGATTATTATTCAACTCGAACCTCTCCAGACACTCCAGCTGA
- a CDS encoding tetratricopeptide repeat protein has product MKRRVAIKNRITAKRRRLRVGKSDGLVDSPIFKSLVGLIPVLVMMVIASLNLFPVNDELRKEQHRTGQFPYSTLAHWDLARESAKRFDYTVAEKEYRLGEKYMSKDSPVLGASSEIEDLIWPETKLLDEVKRLSDEDIAPRSRSLLLNLAIDYWSLGESELAKEALEKAARIDPNDSLVSRMEWLLDVER; this is encoded by the coding sequence GTGAAAAGAAGAGTGGCCATAAAAAACAGAATTACGGCTAAACGCAGACGATTGAGGGTGGGTAAGTCTGATGGGTTAGTAGACTCACCTATATTTAAAAGTCTAGTAGGTCTGATCCCTGTCCTGGTTATGATGGTTATAGCTAGTTTGAACCTGTTTCCAGTTAATGACGAGCTGAGAAAAGAGCAGCACCGGACTGGACAGTTCCCCTACTCTACCCTAGCCCACTGGGATTTGGCACGTGAATCAGCAAAGAGGTTTGACTATACAGTGGCTGAGAAAGAGTATCGATTGGGTGAGAAATATATGAGTAAGGACTCCCCTGTCTTGGGAGCATCGAGCGAGATTGAAGACTTGATATGGCCAGAAACGAAGCTTTTGGATGAGGTGAAGAGATTGAGTGATGAGGATATTGCTCCCAGGTCTAGATCCTTATTACTTAATTTGGCCATTGATTATTGGAGTCTGGGTGAGAGTGAGTTGGCAAAAGAGGCGTTGGAAAAGGCGGCTAGAATTGACCCGAATGACAGTTTAGTCAGTAGGATGGAATGGTTGCTGGATGTGGAGAGATAG
- a CDS encoding DUF4012 domain-containing protein, producing the protein MKDLPIIEQQSQKPKAAILSHTSLLAGELSNALQTLQIEAQLIFLPSALGDVSRSSLTHQHTRVSSITQAKTQGIDYLFYLYPSLGAISPHEYERFFYNTPPQSKIIIIDNFRNQAKTDQLITYLRNHNFRVALLTDVFGPLTTPQYTNPALSHISHALNHQSLELMDTGQTPLYPTYSQDVVKGIIKAIFSGNTQSQSYLLSTLEPISELSFSQHLKTHSAEILDHTPPIEYISPAPNPPVLPDPNQIIATQAQLNWSPDTDLDIAISETLAISHEVYSPPINESLTQETRPPLSPTPNQSVQSDQVNDIPPKPSLTKSPNYFDLAKKPKTKKRKKALLLFLSVVFIVFLLPLISLYITITQGISQFSQSYAYLEQGRYQQSQTAAQKSKSSFIRARVTLGITKKLIPLFPKTKYDKYDQQLDIAVRLSDILSLTSTTLVKADQLYSIITNTNTGNFHSANSDLKVSLDSLYQHLSLVQASVDQVDFNSNLFAYDKLKTAKDNLPEMRKTTEQALKLVSILPDLIAQEQPQTHLLLLQNNLELRPAGGLVAVAGLLTFTNGRLTNFQTYNVPTLDSQLDGIVTPPPDIATYLGEDRWFLRDSNWSAHFPSSALQAQWFVDKMLNRPTNGVIAVDLYALQELIKATGPVLIPEQTNPITSDNLLENIQFGNQDNESDSQQTQLLLSLANSIISKLQEKQIHLITLSTVLTKSLSENHLLIYSDQPSIQSMLSTYNWDGSINNPSCPSRFNQQNCTTQTFSLIEANVGINQSNYYLDRRFNHQVNIGQQGQIDHTITIDYTNNSPNNSWPGGKYKTFTRIYTPLHSQLISTNFAGQEIQPVRITPNLELGLQEIAYIYEISPQTESSLIISLRSSQIFNLTQLPGTLAVNWEKQPGTNKDPVSVTFNYPQNLTPRQISQPATTQNQQTIFHNQLLQDTIFAIQF; encoded by the coding sequence ATGAAAGACCTGCCCATCATTGAACAACAATCTCAAAAACCAAAAGCAGCTATTCTTAGCCACACATCACTTCTAGCAGGAGAACTTTCTAATGCCCTACAAACACTACAAATTGAAGCTCAGCTCATCTTTCTTCCTTCCGCACTTGGAGATGTTTCTCGATCTTCATTAACACATCAACACACAAGAGTCAGCTCTATCACCCAGGCTAAAACACAAGGTATCGATTATCTCTTTTACCTCTATCCCTCTCTTGGTGCCATTAGTCCACACGAATACGAACGCTTCTTCTATAACACCCCACCCCAATCCAAAATAATAATCATTGACAACTTTCGTAATCAAGCCAAGACAGACCAGCTCATCACCTATCTCCGCAACCACAACTTTAGAGTTGCCTTGTTAACCGATGTATTTGGACCACTTACCACGCCTCAGTACACCAACCCAGCTCTCTCACATATTTCCCACGCACTAAACCATCAATCCCTCGAGCTTATGGATACAGGACAGACACCTTTGTATCCTACATACAGCCAGGATGTCGTCAAGGGAATTATCAAAGCAATTTTTTCTGGTAATACCCAGTCACAGTCTTACCTCCTCTCCACCCTTGAACCCATATCTGAACTAAGCTTCTCCCAACACCTCAAAACACACTCCGCAGAGATTCTTGACCACACTCCACCCATTGAGTATATTTCCCCAGCTCCCAACCCTCCAGTTTTACCTGATCCTAACCAAATAATTGCCACTCAAGCCCAATTAAACTGGTCCCCAGACACAGACCTTGACATTGCTATTAGCGAAACACTCGCCATTAGTCATGAAGTTTATTCACCTCCAATCAACGAGAGTTTAACTCAGGAAACTCGACCACCATTATCACCAACACCAAACCAAAGCGTTCAGTCAGATCAAGTTAATGACATTCCACCAAAACCATCTTTGACTAAATCTCCAAACTATTTTGATTTAGCCAAGAAGCCTAAGACGAAAAAAAGAAAAAAAGCCCTCTTGCTCTTTCTTTCTGTCGTGTTTATTGTTTTTCTCCTACCTCTAATATCTCTCTACATCACAATTACCCAGGGGATTAGTCAGTTTAGCCAGTCCTACGCGTATCTCGAGCAGGGGAGATATCAGCAATCTCAAACAGCCGCACAAAAATCAAAATCATCATTCATTCGTGCACGAGTCACCTTAGGAATCACAAAAAAGCTCATACCTCTTTTTCCAAAAACTAAATACGACAAATATGACCAACAACTCGATATTGCCGTAAGACTTAGCGATATTCTAAGTCTAACCTCAACCACTCTCGTCAAGGCTGACCAACTTTACTCCATCATAACCAATACTAATACCGGAAACTTTCACTCAGCTAACTCCGACCTCAAGGTTAGCCTAGACTCGCTCTATCAACATCTCTCATTAGTCCAAGCGAGTGTTGATCAGGTTGACTTTAACTCAAATCTATTTGCTTATGACAAACTAAAAACCGCCAAGGACAATCTACCAGAAATGAGAAAAACAACTGAACAGGCCTTAAAACTAGTATCCATTCTTCCTGATCTAATCGCCCAGGAACAACCACAAACACACCTTCTTTTACTCCAGAATAATCTAGAACTTCGTCCTGCTGGAGGCTTAGTGGCGGTTGCTGGTTTACTTACATTCACCAATGGGCGATTGACCAACTTTCAAACCTATAACGTGCCAACCCTCGACAGCCAACTTGACGGTATTGTTACACCACCTCCCGATATTGCCACCTATCTGGGGGAGGATCGATGGTTTCTACGAGACTCAAACTGGTCTGCTCACTTTCCTTCATCTGCTCTCCAAGCTCAATGGTTTGTCGACAAAATGCTTAACCGGCCCACCAATGGGGTAATTGCCGTAGATTTATATGCACTTCAAGAGCTTATCAAAGCCACTGGACCAGTTCTTATTCCAGAACAAACCAATCCGATAACGTCAGACAATCTGTTGGAAAACATTCAGTTTGGCAATCAAGACAACGAATCCGACTCTCAACAAACTCAACTTCTGCTTTCCCTCGCCAATTCAATCATCTCTAAACTCCAAGAAAAACAAATACACCTAATAACTCTATCCACCGTCTTAACCAAATCACTATCCGAAAACCATCTTCTTATCTACTCAGATCAACCGTCCATCCAATCCATGCTATCAACCTACAACTGGGATGGATCAATTAATAATCCGTCATGTCCATCACGCTTCAATCAACAGAACTGTACCACCCAGACATTTTCTCTCATAGAAGCCAATGTTGGCATCAATCAAAGCAACTACTATCTCGATCGTCGCTTTAACCACCAAGTTAACATTGGCCAGCAAGGACAAATTGACCATACCATCACCATAGATTACACCAATAACTCACCCAACAACTCCTGGCCTGGTGGAAAATACAAGACCTTCACCAGAATCTACACACCACTCCATTCTCAGTTAATATCAACCAATTTTGCCGGACAAGAAATTCAACCAGTTAGAATTACTCCCAATCTCGAACTCGGTCTGCAAGAAATTGCCTATATCTACGAGATATCCCCTCAAACAGAATCATCACTCATCATCTCGCTCCGCTCGTCCCAAATTTTTAATCTTACTCAACTTCCAGGCACACTTGCTGTCAACTGGGAAAAACAACCGGGCACAAACAAGGATCCTGTAAGCGTCACCTTCAATTACCCGCAAAACCTAACTCCTCGTCAGATATCACAACCAGCTACTACCCAAAACCAACAAACTATCTTCCACAATCAATTACTCCAAGATACTATCTTTGCTATTCAGTTCTAG
- the yidD gene encoding membrane protein insertion efficiency factor YidD, with protein MIISIYQRYVSPVLHGLISLVFGSPAGCRFYPTCSEYSHQAIRKYGIIRGSVLSLKRLLRCHPLSSGGYDPVV; from the coding sequence ATGATAATCTCTATTTATCAGCGTTATGTCTCACCAGTCCTTCACGGTTTAATCTCCTTGGTTTTTGGTTCTCCCGCTGGTTGCCGCTTTTACCCGACTTGTTCTGAATATAGTCATCAAGCTATCCGCAAATATGGTATTATTCGAGGCAGTGTTTTAAGTCTTAAACGCTTACTCCGCTGTCACCCTTTATCATCCGGAGGTTATGATCCTGTTGTTTAA
- a CDS encoding YidC/Oxa1 family membrane protein insertase — MLSFLTDPIVHLLIFLYGNLGQSLGLAIIVLTLLVRTALLPISLPALKSARKMQELKPQLDKLKKKHKDKTKLQQAQLELYRHHGINPLSGCLPQLVQIVVLIALYQAFIGFITSGQFNGSALHTSFLWLDLSQSDPYYILPILAGGTQLLYSLAMQTGLESHLKAPKQKSPRQKEEDSLEMAQSIQQQMIYLMPLMTLIIATRFPSGLALYWVVTTIYSFVQQLIISGPGGLTHYKNLILARFNFR, encoded by the coding sequence ATGCTTTCATTTCTCACTGACCCCATTGTCCACCTACTAATCTTTCTTTACGGCAACCTAGGCCAGAGTCTGGGTCTCGCCATCATAGTTCTTACCCTCTTGGTCCGAACTGCCCTTCTTCCCATCTCGCTACCCGCACTTAAATCAGCTCGAAAAATGCAGGAGCTTAAGCCTCAACTTGACAAACTTAAGAAAAAACATAAAGACAAGACCAAACTCCAACAGGCTCAACTTGAGCTCTATCGTCACCATGGCATCAATCCCCTAAGCGGCTGCCTACCCCAACTTGTTCAAATCGTTGTTCTTATTGCACTTTATCAAGCTTTTATCGGTTTTATCACCAGTGGCCAATTCAACGGTTCAGCCCTTCACACCTCTTTTCTCTGGCTTGACCTTTCTCAGTCTGATCCTTATTACATATTGCCAATTCTAGCCGGTGGGACTCAACTACTTTATTCACTTGCCATGCAAACCGGCTTAGAATCCCACCTCAAAGCTCCTAAACAAAAATCACCTCGTCAAAAGGAAGAAGACTCACTTGAAATGGCTCAGTCCATTCAACAACAAATGATCTATCTTATGCCTCTTATGACCCTCATTATCGCCACTCGTTTTCCTTCTGGACTTGCTCTCTACTGGGTTGTTACCACCATTTATTCATTCGTCCAACAACTCATTATTTCCGGACCTGGTGGACTTACTCACTACAAGAACTTAATACTTGCTAGGTTTAATTTTCGCTAA
- a CDS encoding ribonuclease HI family protein yields MSTLTIHTDGGSRGNPGPAACAAVFLNPDREVVYSTSRYLGHTTNNEAEYRGVILALETILADLNKYSEFSSLQFVLDSELVVFQLTGRYKIKNTNLQQLATTTHQLIRQINKPTSFTHVKRHLNTLPDELLNQELDRH; encoded by the coding sequence ATGTCAACCCTAACAATTCATACCGATGGCGGATCTCGCGGCAACCCAGGACCGGCTGCTTGTGCTGCAGTTTTTCTCAACCCTGACCGAGAGGTTGTCTACTCCACCAGTCGCTATCTAGGCCATACAACCAATAACGAAGCTGAATATCGTGGCGTTATTCTTGCTCTCGAAACTATTCTTGCCGACCTCAATAAGTACTCCGAGTTTTCCAGTCTTCAATTCGTGCTCGACTCCGAACTTGTGGTTTTTCAACTAACTGGTCGGTATAAAATCAAAAACACCAATCTTCAACAGCTTGCCACGACTACCCATCAACTTATCCGTCAAATCAACAAACCTACTAGCTTTACTCACGTCAAACGTCACCTCAATACTCTTCCAGACGAACTCCTTAATCAAGAACTCGATCGACACTAA
- the dnaN gene encoding DNA polymerase III subunit beta, which yields MKVTILNERLSNALAVVGRGVASRPQLPVLANVLIRSTAGGVEILSTDLEISFRIKVGAKVREEGEVSVSGRVLSELVGTLPAGPVDLEVDKDSLVIETNGIRSMVAGMASGEYPSIPSFSGKCDIEIGVEELVEEIERVGVAVAKDDARPVLMGVLWKFEKDRIRLVATDGYRLGIGGLRLSVEKEGLSKLILPARALLELVRIVDKQEVKTVLIKFEINKQQVIFKIGEIEIVSRLLAGDFPPFEQIMPESYSTRVLVSREELTEAVKRASIFARESANIVKVKMGDNQLKVSANSPQLGSSETGIDVETEGEEVEMAFNSRYLLEYLGVVRANKVIIESEGSLKPGVFREEGEEWVHIIMPVRVQS from the coding sequence ATGAAAGTAACGATTTTGAATGAACGCTTAAGTAATGCGCTTGCTGTGGTTGGTAGAGGAGTGGCGAGTAGACCTCAATTGCCAGTGTTGGCAAATGTATTGATCAGATCAACGGCTGGTGGAGTTGAGATTTTAAGTACTGATTTAGAGATTAGTTTTCGGATTAAAGTAGGGGCAAAGGTTAGAGAGGAAGGTGAAGTGAGTGTTTCAGGAAGGGTGTTGAGTGAGCTGGTGGGGACATTACCAGCTGGTCCGGTTGATTTAGAAGTTGATAAAGATAGTTTGGTGATAGAGACTAATGGAATTAGGTCTATGGTGGCAGGTATGGCTTCGGGAGAGTATCCTTCGATTCCGAGTTTTTCAGGTAAATGTGATATTGAAATTGGAGTAGAAGAGTTGGTTGAGGAAATAGAGCGAGTTGGTGTGGCTGTTGCTAAAGACGATGCGCGTCCGGTGTTAATGGGAGTGTTGTGGAAGTTTGAGAAGGATAGAATTCGATTGGTGGCGACTGATGGATACAGACTGGGGATTGGAGGTTTAAGATTATCGGTTGAAAAGGAGGGCTTGAGTAAGCTGATTTTGCCAGCAAGAGCATTGTTGGAGTTGGTAAGAATAGTAGATAAACAGGAAGTTAAAACAGTGTTGATTAAGTTTGAGATTAATAAACAACAGGTAATTTTTAAGATTGGTGAGATTGAGATAGTGAGCCGGTTGCTTGCTGGCGATTTTCCGCCCTTTGAACAGATAATGCCGGAGAGTTATTCGACTCGAGTGTTGGTAAGTCGGGAAGAGCTAACAGAGGCGGTTAAAAGGGCATCTATATTCGCTAGGGAGAGTGCAAATATTGTGAAGGTGAAGATGGGTGATAATCAGCTAAAGGTGAGTGCTAACAGTCCGCAGTTGGGAAGTAGTGAGACTGGTATAGATGTTGAGACTGAGGGTGAGGAGGTAGAGATGGCATTTAACAGTCGGTATTTGCTTGAGTATTTAGGAGTGGTGAGAGCGAATAAGGTAATAATTGAAAGCGAGGGATCATTGAAACCAGGAGTTTTTCGAGAAGAGGGTGAAGAATGGGTCCATATTATTATGCCAGTGAGAGTACAGAGTTGA
- the dnaA gene encoding chromosomal replication initiator protein DnaA: MKMIDNLDSNEIWKNVLGELEVSISPAAFSSWVKPCFIDSINEIDAERWLIELACPSGFHLRTIDERYYGQIKQILERQVGKRCEIGLVVKQRIESVEPENEEANDLFSEDKESEFDSQQLIEVGLNPRFSFENFVVGGSNNLAYAAAKGVTDSPGVKHNPLFLWGGVGVGKTHLMHAVGRMLLAKGMKVRAVTSEQFTNELIATIRSKSVDSFKKKYRNVDVLLIDDVQFIAGKESTQEEFFHTFNELYMKGKQIILTSDRRPQDIEQVEQRLISRFLGGLTVDIGLPDYEMRLAILKQKCSELKTDADNEALELIASSVNTNARELEGILTRLVNAATLGNGYLTKDLVEKEIGVSAKREVKKLRPQQLISLVAKQFECKNKEIVGKSRRAELVRARHIAMYLLREEMGLTLQNVAQLMGGRDHTTVMHAVEKMEREIGINQEVREQVIRMKQEIYGSN, translated from the coding sequence ATGAAAATGATCGATAATCTGGACAGTAACGAGATTTGGAAAAATGTATTAGGAGAGCTTGAGGTGAGCATATCTCCAGCTGCTTTTTCATCCTGGGTTAAGCCGTGTTTTATTGATTCTATAAATGAAATAGATGCGGAGAGGTGGTTGATAGAGCTGGCGTGTCCGTCAGGATTTCACTTGCGAACGATTGATGAAAGATATTATGGACAAATTAAACAAATACTGGAACGACAAGTAGGTAAAAGGTGTGAGATTGGATTGGTTGTAAAACAAAGAATCGAAAGTGTGGAGCCAGAAAATGAAGAGGCTAATGACTTGTTTAGCGAGGATAAGGAAAGTGAGTTTGATTCTCAACAACTGATTGAGGTGGGGCTTAACCCTAGATTTAGTTTTGAAAACTTTGTGGTTGGAGGGTCGAATAACTTGGCTTACGCGGCAGCCAAAGGAGTGACGGACAGTCCGGGAGTAAAACACAATCCCTTGTTTTTGTGGGGTGGAGTAGGGGTAGGAAAAACACACTTAATGCACGCCGTGGGAAGGATGTTGTTAGCCAAGGGGATGAAGGTGAGAGCAGTAACTAGTGAGCAGTTTACTAATGAGCTGATTGCGACAATTAGAAGCAAGAGTGTTGATAGTTTTAAGAAAAAATATAGGAATGTTGATGTGTTGTTAATTGACGACGTTCAGTTTATCGCAGGAAAGGAGAGTACTCAGGAGGAGTTTTTTCACACCTTCAACGAGTTGTATATGAAGGGTAAGCAAATTATCCTGACGTCTGACCGTAGGCCTCAGGATATTGAACAAGTGGAGCAAAGATTGATTTCTAGATTCTTGGGCGGACTGACAGTTGATATTGGATTACCGGATTATGAAATGCGGCTGGCTATATTAAAACAGAAGTGTAGTGAACTAAAAACGGATGCAGATAATGAAGCATTGGAGTTAATCGCAAGTAGTGTAAACACTAACGCAAGAGAGTTGGAGGGGATTTTAACTAGACTGGTAAATGCGGCTACTCTTGGCAATGGTTATTTAACTAAGGATTTGGTGGAGAAGGAGATTGGAGTAAGTGCGAAAAGGGAGGTTAAGAAATTAAGGCCTCAGCAGCTAATAAGTTTGGTGGCTAAGCAGTTTGAGTGTAAAAACAAGGAGATTGTGGGTAAAAGCAGGAGAGCGGAACTGGTACGAGCAAGACATATTGCCATGTATTTACTCAGAGAAGAGATGGGTTTAACACTTCAGAACGTGGCTCAGTTAATGGGAGGAAGGGATCATACGACAGTAATGCACGCGGTAGAGAAAATGGAGAGAGAGATTGGTATCAATCAGGAGGTTAGAGAACAGGTAATTAGAATGAAACAAGAAATCTATGGTTCAAATTGA
- the rpmH gene encoding 50S ribosomal protein L34, with the protein MPKRTYQPKKTKRARTHGFLHRQAKHTKVIKQRRLKKRRQLSA; encoded by the coding sequence ATGCCAAAAAGAACCTATCAACCCAAGAAAACTAAAAGAGCACGCACTCACGGCTTTCTGCATCGACAAGCTAAACATACCAAAGTCATAAAACAGCGTCGACTTAAAAAACGCCGCCAGCTTTCTGCATAA
- a CDS encoding 50S ribosomal protein L25 — protein sequence MSTTKANTKSTTKKQIDLSVEPRTLSGRKVKNLRRQGILPANIFGNKITSTSIQLDLKDFQKTYEQAGETNIITLSLKGESKTRPVLVSNVHLDPVTDTPLHVDFHQIDLTQKVTATVPVELIGTAPAEEEKGAVIVQIINELDVEALPGDLPDSLEVDLSSLKEFGDFLSVKDIKIDATKVEIDAEPDQQVVQAQEPKEEEVEPTPSPEGDEGTEASTDGGGDKPDSDEPQTDKQPDSGDKPTSGEPSKSE from the coding sequence ATGTCCACCACCAAAGCAAACACCAAATCTACGACCAAAAAACAGATTGATCTCTCAGTTGAACCACGAACCCTATCTGGACGTAAGGTAAAAAATTTACGCAGACAAGGGATACTACCCGCCAATATTTTTGGTAATAAAATTACCTCGACATCGATCCAACTAGATCTCAAAGATTTCCAAAAAACATATGAACAAGCCGGTGAAACGAACATTATTACCCTTTCTTTAAAAGGCGAAAGCAAAACAAGACCTGTACTGGTCAGTAACGTCCACCTCGACCCTGTCACTGATACTCCTCTTCATGTGGACTTTCATCAAATTGATCTAACCCAAAAGGTGACTGCCACTGTCCCTGTTGAATTAATCGGAACTGCTCCAGCAGAGGAAGAGAAGGGCGCTGTCATTGTTCAAATAATCAATGAGCTTGATGTTGAGGCTCTTCCAGGAGACCTTCCTGACTCCTTAGAGGTTGACCTTTCAAGTCTTAAGGAATTTGGGGACTTCCTCTCAGTTAAGGACATTAAGATTGACGCTACCAAAGTGGAGATAGACGCGGAACCTGATCAACAAGTTGTCCAAGCCCAAGAACCTAAAGAGGAAGAAGTTGAACCTACTCCCTCACCGGAAGGTGATGAGGGTACAGAGGCCAGCACTGATGGTGGTGGCGACAAACCTGACTCAGACGAGCCTCAGACGGATAAACAACCTGACTCGGGCGATAAACCTACCTCAGGCGAGCCATCCAAGTCTGAATAA
- the rnpA gene encoding ribonuclease P protein component, with protein MLPRHHRLPLRFFRHQLQKSGRSISTLDLTLYYGSRESPESPSRLAIIISKKLIPSAVKRNLFRRQLQHHLHSLLPTIPVGYDFLILPKPSSLHLNFDQQRESLEKLFSKINTD; from the coding sequence ATGCTTCCCCGCCATCATCGCCTTCCTCTTCGCTTTTTTCGCCATCAGCTTCAAAAAAGTGGCCGCTCAATCTCCACCCTCGACCTGACACTGTATTACGGTTCTCGGGAATCACCCGAGTCACCATCTCGACTAGCCATAATCATCTCTAAAAAACTAATCCCCTCAGCAGTCAAAAGGAATCTCTTTCGTCGCCAGCTTCAGCATCATCTTCACTCTCTATTACCCACCATTCCGGTCGGATATGATTTTCTCATCTTACCCAAACCTTCATCACTCCACCTCAACTTTGACCAACAAAGAGAGTCCCTAGAAAAACTTTTTTCAAAAATTAACACAGATTAA